In one window of Rhizobium sp. ACO-34A DNA:
- a CDS encoding branched chain amino acid ABC transporter substrate-binding protein, whose translation MKKSLLSAVALTALVAFGGNAWADVLIGVGGPLTGPNAAFGAQLQKGAEQAAADINAAGGINGEQIKIVLGDDVSDPKQGISVANKFVADGVKFVVGHFNSGVSIPASEVYAENGILEVTPAATNPVFTERGLWNTFRTCGRDDQQGGIAGGYLAEHFKDAKIAVVHDKTPYGQGLADETKKAMNAAGVTEVMYEGVNTGDKDFSALIAKMKEAGVSIIYWGGLHTEAGLIIRQAADQGLKATLVSGDGIVSNELASIAGDAVAGTLNTFGPDPTLRPENKELVEKFKAAGFNPEAYTLYSYASVQVIAEAAKAAGSLEAEAVAEAMKKGTFPTALGEISFDEKGDPKLPGYVMYEWKKGADGKYTYIQQGS comes from the coding sequence ATGAAGAAGTCTCTCCTTTCAGCCGTTGCGCTGACGGCTCTCGTGGCCTTCGGCGGCAACGCCTGGGCTGACGTGCTGATCGGTGTCGGCGGTCCGCTGACCGGCCCGAACGCTGCCTTCGGTGCGCAGCTGCAGAAGGGCGCCGAGCAGGCTGCTGCCGACATCAACGCGGCTGGCGGCATCAACGGCGAACAGATCAAGATCGTTCTCGGCGACGACGTGTCGGACCCGAAGCAGGGCATCTCTGTTGCCAATAAGTTCGTTGCTGACGGCGTCAAGTTCGTTGTCGGTCACTTCAACTCCGGCGTTTCCATTCCGGCTTCTGAAGTTTACGCCGAAAACGGCATTCTCGAAGTGACCCCGGCTGCTACCAACCCGGTCTTCACCGAGCGTGGCCTGTGGAACACCTTCCGTACCTGCGGCCGTGACGACCAGCAGGGCGGCATTGCCGGTGGATACCTTGCAGAGCACTTCAAGGATGCCAAGATCGCTGTCGTTCACGACAAGACCCCGTACGGTCAGGGCCTTGCTGACGAAACCAAGAAGGCCATGAACGCAGCCGGCGTGACGGAAGTCATGTACGAAGGCGTGAACACCGGTGACAAGGACTTCTCCGCTCTTATAGCAAAGATGAAGGAAGCCGGCGTTTCCATCATCTACTGGGGTGGTCTCCACACCGAAGCCGGCCTGATCATCCGTCAGGCTGCCGACCAGGGCCTCAAGGCTACGCTCGTTTCGGGTGACGGTATCGTTTCGAACGAACTGGCATCGATCGCTGGTGACGCCGTTGCCGGCACGCTGAACACCTTCGGCCCGGATCCGACGCTGCGTCCGGAAAACAAGGAACTCGTAGAGAAGTTCAAGGCAGCCGGCTTCAACCCGGAAGCTTACACCCTCTACTCCTACGCTTCCGTTCAGGTCATTGCTGAAGCCGCCAAGGCTGCCGGTTCGCTCGAAGCAGAAGCTGTCGCCGAAGCCATGAAGAAGGGCACGTTCCCGACCGCTCTCGGCGAAATCTCCTTCGACGAAAAGGGTGACCCGAAGCTTCCGGGCTACGTCATGTACGAATGGAAGAAGGGCGCCGACGGCAAGTACACCTACATCCAGCAGGGTTCTTGA
- a CDS encoding ABC transporter ATP-binding protein, which translates to MTGEALLKVQGVETYYGNIRALAGVDVEVRQGEIVSLIGANGAGKSTLMMTICGSPQARTGSIIFDGTDITRMPTHMIARRRIAQSPEGRRIFPRMTVLENLQMGAGLDNLKYFHEDVEKVFAMFPRLKERQSQRGGTLSGGEQQMLSIGRALMARPKLLLLDEPSLGLAPLIVKGIFEAIKKLNQEEGLTVFLVEQNAFAALKLSDRAYVMVNGKVTMSGTGRELLADPQVRAAYLEGGHH; encoded by the coding sequence ATGACCGGTGAAGCGCTTCTCAAAGTACAGGGTGTTGAAACCTATTACGGCAATATCCGGGCGCTGGCCGGGGTCGATGTCGAGGTGCGTCAGGGCGAAATCGTCAGCCTGATCGGCGCCAACGGCGCCGGCAAGTCGACGCTGATGATGACCATCTGCGGCAGCCCGCAGGCCCGCACCGGCTCGATCATCTTCGACGGCACCGATATCACCAGGATGCCGACGCACATGATCGCCCGCCGGCGTATCGCGCAGTCGCCGGAAGGCCGTCGCATCTTCCCGCGCATGACCGTTCTGGAAAACCTCCAGATGGGGGCAGGGCTCGATAACCTGAAATATTTCCATGAGGACGTGGAGAAGGTCTTCGCGATGTTCCCGCGCCTCAAGGAACGCCAGAGCCAGCGTGGCGGCACGCTCTCCGGCGGCGAGCAGCAGATGCTTTCCATCGGCCGTGCGCTGATGGCGCGTCCGAAGCTGCTTCTCCTGGACGAGCCGTCGCTCGGTCTCGCTCCGCTGATCGTCAAGGGCATCTTCGAGGCGATCAAGAAGCTGAACCAGGAAGAGGGCCTGACGGTCTTCCTCGTGGAGCAGAACGCTTTCGCCGCGCTGAAGCTCTCCGACCGTGCCTATGTCATGGTCAACGGCAAGGTCACCATGAGCGGCACCGGCAGGGAACTGCTGGCGGATCCGCAGGTCCGCGCCGCCTATCTCGAAGGCGGGCACCATTGA
- a CDS encoding ABC transporter ATP-binding protein: MTSGTTTMTNDTILKVEHLSMKFGGLMAINDFSFEARRGDITALIGPNGAGKTTVFNCITGFYKPTMGMITLTQKAGKEYLLERLPDFEITKHAKVARTFQNIRLFSGLTVLENLLVAQHNVLMKASGFTVLGLLGLPAYKRAAAEAIEKAKYWLEKADLTDRADDPAGDLPYGAQRRLEIARAMCTGPELLCLDEPAAGLNPKESLALNTLLRSIRDEGTSLLLIEHDMSVVMEISDHVVVLEYGQKISDGTPNEVKNDPKVIAAYLGVEDEELTDAISEVEAVAGSED, encoded by the coding sequence ATGACTTCCGGAACCACTACGATGACGAACGACACGATCCTCAAAGTCGAACATCTCTCGATGAAGTTCGGCGGCCTGATGGCCATCAACGACTTCTCCTTCGAGGCTAGGCGCGGCGACATCACCGCCCTGATCGGCCCGAACGGGGCGGGCAAGACGACGGTCTTCAACTGCATCACCGGCTTCTACAAGCCGACGATGGGCATGATCACGCTGACCCAGAAGGCAGGCAAGGAATACCTGCTGGAACGCCTGCCGGATTTCGAGATCACCAAGCATGCGAAGGTCGCCCGTACCTTCCAGAACATCCGCCTGTTCTCGGGTCTGACCGTTCTGGAAAACCTGCTGGTGGCTCAGCATAACGTGCTGATGAAGGCTTCGGGTTTCACCGTGCTCGGCCTCCTCGGCCTGCCGGCCTACAAGCGGGCAGCAGCCGAGGCGATCGAAAAGGCCAAGTACTGGCTGGAGAAGGCGGATCTGACCGATCGCGCCGACGATCCGGCCGGCGATCTGCCCTATGGCGCACAGCGTCGTCTGGAAATTGCGCGTGCCATGTGCACGGGTCCGGAACTGCTCTGCCTCGACGAGCCGGCAGCAGGCCTGAACCCGAAGGAATCCCTGGCGCTCAACACCCTGCTGCGCTCCATTCGCGACGAGGGAACCTCGCTGCTGTTGATCGAGCACGACATGTCCGTGGTCATGGAAATCTCCGACCACGTCGTGGTGCTCGAATATGGCCAGAAGATCTCGGACGGCACGCCGAACGAAGTAAAGAACGACCCGAAGGTGATCGCCGCCTATCTGGGTGTCGAGGATGAAGAGTTGACCGACGCAATTTCCGAGGTCGAAGCCGTTGCCGGGAGTGAAGACTGA
- a CDS encoding branched-chain amino acid ABC transporter permease, giving the protein MTNSANVTGTPETGTLARAIKEGIFAGVLALGLFILYVGIKTDQDINNALIWYPRWGLLAIFVAIAAVGRFLIVGFFHPWARARKELRAQVPVHEIEAKPSFFHQHFLKIALLALLLYPPVMVALTGLQGSLKYVDNFGIQILIYVMLAWGLNIVVGLAGLLDLGYVAFYAVGAYSYALLSQQFGLSFWVLLPLSGILAAFWGIILGFPVLRLRGDYLAIVTLAFGEIIRLVLINWTDVTKGTFGISGIPKATLFGIKFDASATGFAKTFGLPMSSVYYKIFLFYIILALCLLTAYVTIRLRRMPIGRAWEALREDEIACRSLGINTVATKLTAFATGAMFGGFAGSFFAARQGFVSPESFVFLESAVILAIVVLGGMGSLTGIAIAAIVMVGGTELLREMEFLKVVFGPDFTPELYRMLLFGLAMVVVMLFKPRGFVGSRQPTAFLKESKAVSGSFTKEGHG; this is encoded by the coding sequence ATGACAAATTCTGCAAACGTGACCGGTACGCCTGAAACCGGAACCCTTGCGCGCGCGATCAAGGAAGGCATTTTTGCCGGTGTTCTCGCCCTTGGCCTGTTCATTCTCTATGTCGGCATCAAGACCGATCAGGACATCAACAATGCCCTGATCTGGTATCCGCGCTGGGGCCTTCTGGCGATCTTCGTGGCGATTGCCGCGGTCGGCCGTTTCCTCATCGTCGGCTTCTTCCATCCGTGGGCCCGGGCCCGCAAGGAACTTCGCGCACAGGTGCCGGTCCATGAGATCGAAGCCAAGCCTTCCTTCTTCCACCAGCACTTCCTGAAGATCGCGCTTCTGGCGCTGCTTCTCTACCCGCCTGTCATGGTCGCGCTGACCGGTCTGCAGGGCTCGCTGAAATATGTCGACAACTTCGGCATTCAGATCCTGATCTACGTCATGCTGGCCTGGGGCCTGAATATCGTGGTCGGTCTCGCCGGTCTGCTCGACCTCGGCTATGTGGCCTTCTACGCAGTCGGTGCCTACTCCTACGCGCTACTGTCGCAGCAGTTCGGCCTGTCCTTCTGGGTCCTGCTGCCGCTGTCCGGCATTCTCGCAGCCTTCTGGGGCATCATCCTCGGCTTCCCGGTTCTGCGACTTCGCGGTGACTATCTGGCCATCGTGACGCTGGCCTTCGGTGAAATCATCCGTCTCGTCCTCATCAACTGGACGGATGTGACCAAGGGCACGTTCGGCATCTCGGGCATTCCGAAGGCAACGCTGTTCGGCATCAAGTTCGATGCGTCGGCAACCGGCTTTGCCAAGACCTTCGGTCTGCCGATGTCGTCGGTCTACTACAAGATCTTCCTCTTCTACATCATTCTCGCGCTCTGCCTGCTGACGGCCTATGTGACGATCCGTCTTCGCCGGATGCCGATCGGCCGTGCATGGGAAGCGCTGCGCGAAGACGAGATCGCCTGCCGCTCGCTTGGCATCAACACGGTGGCGACCAAGCTCACGGCGTTTGCAACCGGTGCGATGTTCGGCGGCTTCGCCGGCTCCTTCTTCGCGGCACGCCAGGGCTTCGTTTCCCCGGAAAGCTTCGTCTTCCTGGAATCGGCCGTCATTCTCGCCATCGTCGTTCTCGGCGGCATGGGCTCGCTGACGGGTATCGCGATCGCTGCCATCGTCATGGTCGGCGGCACCGAACTCCTGCGCGAAATGGAATTCCTGAAGGTCGTCTTCGGGCCTGACTTCACGCCGGAACTCTACCGCATGCTGTTGTTCGGTCTGGCCATGGTCGTCGTGATGCTGTTCAAGCCGCGCGGCTTCGTCGGCTCGCGTCAACCGACGGCCTTCCTCAAGGAGAGCAAGGCCGTCTCGGGAAGCTTCACCAAGGAAGGTCACGGCTGA
- a CDS encoding branched-chain amino acid ABC transporter permease LivH (LivHMGF is the membrane component of the LIV-I/LS branched-chain amino acid transporter), producing MEYFIQQLINGLTLGSIYGLVAIGYTMVYGIIGMINFAHGDIFMLGGFAALIVFLILTSFFAGIPVALMLLVMLVVAMLMTGLWNWTIERVAYRPLRGSFRLAPLITAIGMSIALSNFIQVTQGPRNKPIPALVSDVYHFGSITISLKQLIIVAITSVLLFAFWYIVNKTPLGRAQRATEQDRKMAALLGVDVDRTISVTFVMGAALAAVAGTMYLMYYGVASFNDGFVPGVKAFTAAVLGGIGSLPGAVLGGLLIGLIESLWSAYFSIAYKDVATFGILAFVLIFKPTGILGRPEVEKV from the coding sequence ATGGAGTACTTCATCCAGCAGCTCATAAACGGGCTGACTCTTGGATCCATCTATGGCCTTGTCGCAATCGGCTATACGATGGTTTACGGCATCATCGGCATGATCAACTTTGCCCATGGTGACATTTTCATGCTTGGCGGCTTTGCCGCTCTTATCGTCTTCCTCATCCTGACATCGTTCTTCGCAGGTATTCCGGTTGCACTCATGCTTCTGGTTATGCTGGTGGTCGCGATGCTGATGACGGGCCTGTGGAACTGGACCATTGAGCGCGTGGCCTACCGGCCGCTGCGTGGCTCGTTCCGGCTGGCGCCGCTGATTACCGCAATCGGCATGTCGATCGCGCTTTCGAACTTCATCCAGGTCACGCAGGGTCCGCGCAACAAGCCGATCCCGGCTCTGGTCAGCGATGTCTATCATTTCGGCTCGATCACGATTTCGCTGAAGCAGCTCATCATCGTTGCCATCACCTCGGTGCTGCTCTTCGCCTTCTGGTATATCGTCAACAAGACGCCGCTCGGTCGCGCGCAGCGCGCCACCGAGCAGGACCGCAAGATGGCGGCTCTTCTCGGCGTCGACGTCGACCGGACGATCTCCGTGACCTTCGTCATGGGCGCGGCGCTCGCTGCGGTCGCCGGCACGATGTATCTGATGTATTATGGCGTGGCATCGTTCAACGACGGCTTCGTTCCGGGCGTCAAGGCGTTCACCGCGGCTGTTCTTGGCGGTATCGGCTCGTTGCCGGGTGCCGTTCTCGGCGGCCTCCTGATCGGTCTCATCGAGTCGCTCTGGTCCGCCTACTTCAGCATCGCCTACAAGGATGTCGCAACCTTCGGCATCCTGGCATTCGTGCTGATCTTCAAGCCCACGGGTATTCTGGGCCGACCGGAAGTCGAGAAGGTCTGA
- a CDS encoding glycine cleavage system protein T — MKSHARVVVIGGGVVGCSVLYHLTKFGWTDVVLLERSELTSGSTWHAAGGIHTINGDPNVAKLQKYTVELYKEIEEYSGQDVGLHLTSGLMLAATQQRFEWLKSVLAKGKYAGMDAELLTAKEAADMMPLLDPSHFVGAVYDPNEGHVDPYGVTHAYAKSAKKNGAEIYLHTRVEDLVQLEDGTWRVLTDKGEIRAEHIVNAGGLWAREVGRMVGLELPVLAMEHMYLITEDMPEVIEYNQKSGKEIQHCVDFDGEIYLRQERNGMLMGTYEKACRPWSPLTTPWDFGHELLAEDLERIAPELEVGFRHFPAFNKAGIKKIINGPFTFSPDGNPLVGPVRGMTNYWSACAVMAGFSQGGGVGLALANWMINGDPGFDVFAMDVSRYGDYATLAYTNAKVRENYTRRFSIRFPNEELPAARPLLTTPIYDKLKAAGAVFGASYGLETPLWFAPEGVEDKFSWRRSTDFDSVGAEAKAVRAGVGLMETSGYAKYSVSGDGAREWLDTLLAGRIPPAGRMALTPMLNEAGKLIGDFTVANLDEEEFLVIGSGIAEEYHMRWFEQHLPDDGSVEVSPLGLGLVGLSIAGPRARDVLAKLTHLDMSDSAFPFMDIREMDIGMAPAIVGRVSYTGDLGYELWMRPEYQRYLFDAIMEAGAEFGISLFGARALNSLRLEKSFGSWSREYRPLYGPLEAGLSRFVALGKEADFIGKEAALKEKAEGGSLRLRTFVVSARDADVIGDEPIFLNGEVKGWVTSGGFAHPSGVSVAIGYVPKEVADEIDGWSIEILGEELPARLQPQPLFDANGSRMRS, encoded by the coding sequence ATGAAGAGCCATGCCAGGGTCGTCGTCATCGGCGGTGGTGTCGTCGGGTGTTCGGTGCTCTATCACCTGACAAAATTCGGCTGGACGGATGTCGTCCTGCTGGAACGCTCGGAGCTGACGTCGGGCTCCACATGGCATGCCGCCGGTGGCATCCACACCATCAACGGCGATCCGAACGTCGCCAAGCTGCAGAAATATACTGTCGAACTCTACAAGGAGATCGAGGAGTATTCCGGGCAGGATGTCGGACTGCATCTGACTTCGGGCCTTATGCTGGCCGCGACCCAGCAGCGTTTCGAATGGCTGAAATCCGTCCTCGCCAAGGGCAAGTATGCTGGCATGGATGCCGAGCTTTTGACGGCGAAGGAGGCGGCGGACATGATGCCGCTGCTCGATCCGAGCCATTTCGTCGGTGCTGTCTATGACCCGAACGAGGGCCATGTCGACCCTTACGGCGTCACTCACGCCTATGCGAAATCGGCGAAGAAGAATGGCGCGGAAATATACCTGCACACGCGGGTCGAAGACCTCGTCCAGCTGGAAGACGGCACCTGGCGGGTGCTGACCGACAAGGGCGAGATCCGCGCCGAACACATCGTCAATGCCGGTGGCCTGTGGGCGCGCGAGGTTGGCCGCATGGTCGGTCTGGAACTGCCGGTGCTTGCCATGGAGCACATGTATCTCATCACCGAGGACATGCCGGAAGTCATTGAATATAATCAGAAGAGCGGCAAGGAAATCCAGCATTGCGTGGATTTCGACGGCGAGATCTATCTCCGTCAGGAGCGTAACGGCATGCTGATGGGGACCTATGAAAAGGCCTGCCGTCCGTGGTCGCCGCTTACCACCCCGTGGGATTTCGGCCATGAATTGCTGGCCGAGGATCTAGAACGTATCGCGCCTGAACTCGAGGTCGGCTTCCGCCACTTCCCGGCCTTCAACAAGGCGGGCATCAAGAAGATCATCAACGGCCCCTTCACCTTCTCGCCGGACGGCAATCCGCTCGTCGGCCCGGTTCGCGGCATGACCAACTACTGGTCTGCCTGCGCCGTCATGGCCGGCTTCAGTCAGGGCGGCGGCGTGGGTCTTGCGCTTGCCAACTGGATGATCAACGGCGATCCCGGCTTCGACGTCTTCGCCATGGACGTCTCCCGCTACGGTGACTACGCGACGCTTGCTTACACCAACGCCAAGGTTCGCGAGAACTATACTCGCCGCTTCTCCATCCGTTTCCCGAACGAGGAGCTGCCGGCGGCGCGTCCGCTGCTGACCACGCCGATCTATGACAAGTTGAAGGCTGCCGGTGCCGTCTTCGGCGCGTCCTACGGTCTGGAAACGCCGCTGTGGTTCGCGCCGGAGGGTGTCGAGGACAAGTTCTCCTGGCGTCGTTCGACCGACTTCGATTCGGTCGGTGCCGAGGCAAAGGCGGTGCGCGCGGGCGTCGGTCTGATGGAGACATCGGGCTATGCCAAGTATTCGGTTTCGGGCGATGGCGCGCGCGAATGGCTCGACACCCTGCTTGCCGGACGCATTCCACCGGCCGGCCGCATGGCGCTGACGCCGATGCTGAACGAGGCGGGCAAGCTGATCGGCGATTTCACCGTTGCCAATCTCGATGAAGAGGAATTCCTCGTCATCGGCTCGGGTATTGCCGAGGAATATCACATGCGCTGGTTCGAGCAGCATCTGCCGGATGACGGTTCCGTCGAGGTCAGCCCGCTCGGTCTCGGGCTTGTCGGCCTTTCCATCGCCGGTCCCAGGGCGCGCGACGTGCTGGCGAAGCTGACCCATCTCGACATGTCGGACAGCGCGTTCCCGTTCATGGACATTCGCGAGATGGATATCGGCATGGCGCCCGCCATCGTGGGGCGCGTCAGCTATACCGGCGATCTCGGCTACGAGCTCTGGATGCGGCCGGAATATCAGCGCTATCTCTTCGACGCGATCATGGAGGCAGGAGCCGAATTCGGCATCAGCCTCTTCGGTGCACGCGCGCTGAATTCGCTCCGGCTGGAGAAGTCCTTCGGCAGTTGGTCGCGCGAGTACCGGCCGCTCTACGGACCGCTGGAGGCCGGTCTGTCGCGCTTCGTGGCACTCGGCAAGGAAGCGGACTTCATCGGCAAGGAAGCAGCCCTGAAGGAAAAGGCCGAAGGCGGAAGTCTGCGACTCAGAACCTTCGTGGTTTCCGCCAGGGATGCCGACGTCATCGGCGACGAGCCGATCTTCCTCAATGGCGAGGTGAAGGGCTGGGTGACATCGGGCGGTTTTGCCCATCCCAGCGGCGTTTCGGTGGCGATCGGCTATGTTCCGAAGGAGGTCGCGGACGAGATCGACGGCTGGTCGATCGAGATTCTCGGCGAGGAATTGCCGGCCAGATTGCAGCCGCAGCCCCTCTTTGACGCAAACGGTTCGCGTATGCGTTCCTGA
- a CDS encoding MFS transporter produces the protein MNKKTLSIAVALGALCALGPFATDMHVAAMPRMAGDLATTDATIQLNMMTYFVGFTLGQLFYGPASDRTGRKPMIYLALAIFIAGSAGCVIAADGTQFLAFRFLQGIGGSIGMVIATASIRDLYTGHEAAKLMSLVMLVLGVAPVIAPLAGSLILETGHWRTIFTVLIMLGLLVAFVVLSLLPETRMPELRAHSRPAAALHWYGRLLFTRSFIPYAGALAFAQGGFFAYIAGSSFVLINVYGMSPVEYALVFSLNSIGIGIGTQIGPRLSRRIGIRGVVKASSAIYALAAVLMLALELTGNGSLLSICILLFIMVMALGGIMPSCNILAMESHGAIAGTAAALMGALGFGAGALGSFAIGIFADDSALPLLAVIAACAVATTLTAHLAFGPSRVAHEAAI, from the coding sequence ATGAACAAGAAGACCCTGTCCATCGCCGTGGCGCTCGGGGCGCTGTGCGCCCTCGGGCCGTTCGCGACCGACATGCACGTCGCAGCGATGCCGCGCATGGCGGGCGACCTCGCCACGACCGACGCCACCATCCAGCTCAACATGATGACCTACTTCGTCGGCTTCACCCTCGGCCAGCTGTTCTACGGCCCGGCCTCCGACCGCACCGGCCGCAAACCAATGATCTATCTGGCGCTTGCGATCTTCATCGCCGGCTCGGCCGGCTGCGTCATCGCCGCCGACGGCACCCAGTTCCTCGCCTTCCGGTTCCTGCAGGGGATCGGCGGCTCCATCGGCATGGTCATTGCCACCGCGTCGATCCGCGACCTCTATACCGGCCATGAAGCCGCCAAGCTGATGTCACTGGTCATGCTGGTTCTCGGCGTAGCACCTGTCATCGCGCCCCTCGCCGGCAGCCTGATTCTCGAGACGGGACACTGGCGGACGATCTTTACCGTGCTCATCATGCTCGGCCTGCTCGTGGCCTTCGTCGTTCTGTCCCTGTTGCCGGAAACGCGGATGCCGGAATTGCGCGCCCACAGCCGACCGGCTGCGGCACTGCACTGGTATGGACGGCTGCTCTTCACTCGCAGCTTCATCCCTTATGCCGGCGCGCTTGCCTTCGCGCAGGGTGGCTTCTTCGCCTATATCGCCGGTTCATCCTTCGTGCTGATCAACGTCTACGGCATGTCGCCGGTGGAATACGCGCTGGTCTTCAGCCTCAACTCGATCGGTATCGGCATCGGCACGCAGATCGGCCCGAGGCTCTCCCGCCGCATCGGCATTCGCGGCGTGGTGAAGGCATCCTCGGCAATCTATGCGCTTGCCGCCGTCCTGATGCTGGCTCTGGAACTCACCGGAAACGGCAGTCTCCTCTCCATCTGCATCCTGCTCTTCATCATGGTCATGGCGCTTGGCGGCATCATGCCCTCGTGCAACATCCTGGCGATGGAAAGTCACGGCGCGATTGCGGGGACGGCAGCGGCACTGATGGGCGCGCTCGGCTTCGGCGCCGGCGCATTAGGCAGCTTCGCCATCGGCATCTTCGCCGACGACTCCGCCCTGCCCCTGCTCGCCGTCATCGCCGCCTGCGCGGTCGCGACAACGCTTACCGCCCACCTGGCGTTTGGCCCGTCACGGGTCGCGCACGAAGCGGCGATCTGA
- a CDS encoding sarcosine oxidase subunit gamma, with protein MPTNFAYRHALEDHIAGFEGDANPHHLTVLTRPTVFSVMARTGHEADIAGALEAMEEISARFVSLSEWLVVSEILGAEALARDLAALGSERASFIEQSDGRVVMRIAGPKVRQILAKCVAADLHPDVFVIGQAANMLCCHVTANVARTGEDEFEVAVMRSYAGYVFDELMEMGREFAMSSGLSAG; from the coding sequence ATGCCAACGAATTTCGCCTACCGGCATGCGCTCGAGGACCACATCGCGGGCTTCGAAGGGGATGCCAATCCGCATCATCTGACGGTTCTGACGCGGCCGACGGTGTTTTCCGTCATGGCGCGAACGGGTCATGAGGCCGATATTGCCGGCGCGCTCGAGGCGATGGAAGAGATTTCCGCCCGCTTCGTGTCGCTGTCCGAATGGCTTGTGGTGTCGGAAATCCTTGGAGCTGAAGCACTGGCCCGCGATCTTGCGGCGCTGGGCTCCGAGCGGGCCTCCTTCATCGAGCAAAGCGATGGTCGCGTCGTCATGCGCATCGCAGGACCGAAGGTCCGCCAGATCCTGGCGAAATGCGTCGCCGCAGACCTGCATCCCGATGTCTTCGTGATCGGGCAGGCTGCCAACATGCTGTGCTGCCATGTGACGGCAAACGTCGCCCGCACGGGAGAGGACGAATTCGAGGTCGCCGTCATGCGTTCCTATGCGGGCTATGTGTTTGACGAACTCATGGAAATGGGCCGCGAGTTCGCCATGTCTTCGGGGCTTTCCGCCGGCTGA